The proteins below come from a single Comamonas antarctica genomic window:
- a CDS encoding antitoxin Xre-like helix-turn-helix domain-containing protein, whose amino-acid sequence MPAAPRPAPDPAVVLTKATLRAAEQLGLSSADLATVIGVSEATVSRLKSSGRAIQPQTKEGELALMLIRVFRSLDPLIGGDDGKRLQWMDSYNKGLLGSPAQLIRKADGLVRTLAYLDGMRAAT is encoded by the coding sequence ATGCCCGCCGCCCCCCGCCCTGCTCCCGACCCCGCAGTTGTATTGACGAAAGCCACGTTGCGCGCGGCCGAACAGCTGGGCCTGAGCAGTGCCGACCTGGCGACGGTGATTGGTGTCAGTGAAGCCACGGTGTCACGGCTCAAATCCAGCGGCCGGGCCATACAGCCCCAGACCAAGGAAGGCGAACTGGCACTGATGCTGATCCGCGTATTCCGTTCGCTGGATCCACTGATCGGCGGCGATGACGGCAAGCGGCTGCAATGGATGGACAGCTACAACAAGGGACTGCTGGGCAGCCCCGCCCAGTTGATCCGCAAGGCGGACGGACTGGTCAGGACACTCGCCTATCTCGACGGCATGCGCGCAGCCACATGA